The following DNA comes from Grus americana isolate bGruAme1 chromosome 13, bGruAme1.mat, whole genome shotgun sequence.
TAgagtgttttttctgttctaaGCAAGTCTCCCATCTCCATCTGTGTAGGCATGATGCTGGGAGGGTGACAGGCCAAAGGATTCCATATGGACTACATGGGACTCAGGGAATTGGCTGGAAGGAGCTAGGGAAAGAGAGGGCTGGAGAATATCCAAGGCCCTGTCTGTATTCAATGCTGGAAGTAGAGCTGGAAGGAGGTGGGCACAGATATTCTCAGACTGTAGTCTGTTCCTGTGCCTACAGGGGTGGGGGACTGGATACAGGGTGGAGAAAGGAACATAGGTGGTAGCAGTTACAGGCCTCTGAGGGAGCAGCAAGGAGATGTGGCAGTACATGGGGTTCAGGGATACAGCTCTGCCAACTTGAGAAATACAGAGCAAGCCTGGAGCTGGGAAGATTCTGGCAGCCTGACTGAGGGCTGTTAGTGAGCCAGAGACTGCCAGTCCCCATCCCTACACACTGCACTTGAAGCTCACAGCCAGCACATACGCACCATTACAGACCATGGACACTGCACACACAACTCCCAACCTGTTCCCAGAGCTCAGGGCTGCAAACCCCTGTTGCTTCTCTCCCCGTGCTTTGGCCCCACAGCTCCCTGAGGCTCTCAGTGTTAGGCTTACCGTGGCTGGCAAGCAGAACACGGACTGCTCAGAGATGAGTCGCTCAGTGAACTCCACATCATTTTCAAACTCAGGGAAATGCTCCATTTCAATCTCAACCTGCAGCAGAGGGATTTAACATGGCAACCAAGGGCACCAAAACTATGCACAGTGTCCCTGCTTACCCAGGCTCAACAACTTCCTAGTCAGCTGCAGCTGTCTGCCCTCAATTTTTGCTCGTGATTTGGGCTGACTGGAATGTAAGacacaaacagaaatatataaatgaaaattgaGGCTTCTTTAAGAAGCATTCGTTAGCTATCTAAAGCTAGAATTTCAATTAAGGACAactttagtaaaaaaaaaaaacctgatggcAAAGATATAGTAACCAATTAGAAgtgaaaaggaataaataagaTATTGAAAAAGAGCTTGGGAGAGAACTCTAGTCAATACGCATTAATAATTCTATCATGCAATAAATCCAtatggcaagaaaaaaacctaatgttttggtttaaaaaaaaagatagcaagGTCTAGAATatcacctaaaaaaaaatccttgctgGATGATATAATTGGTAAAATGCTGAAACACTCAAATATTACTCTTTTGTATTTGGAAGGGAGATGACTATCCCTTTATCACATAAAGACAGTGATATCCTGGCCATTTGTTTATaacaaaagcttattttaaacatctcatgaaaatattcttaaacAAACCAGTTGAGAGATAATTTGCATGCAGAAGTTCTGAAAGAgctaatggaagaaaaattttacCAGATgatttaatttggaatagaTGTTCAGATATTGCAGAAAAACAATAGGTATAAAAGAATTTTAGAGCTGTGCCTCTACACAAAGAGCATAAACAGAATGACCTGTGTAGCTCTGGGTAAGATTTGAAACAGGGTCAACTGATAAAGACTTATCTATAGAACATGAGTGAGACTGATATTGCAGTATTAGCCTGTTCTGGgtccacatttttaaaagttgatgAAAAACTGGAGACTatgagatgaaaagaaaaacaagactaAAAATTTGTTAAACTTAAGAGAATTAAATGTCTCAATTGAGCTTGTTGAGATGAACAAGGAAATTTCACTATCtcataaaaagtttaaaaaaaccacaacaaaacacaggcagggaaaaaggcagaaagaggcAACAGCATAGGCAGAAGACAGACATGCTAGTGGGAAGAAGGCTACACCTTCAACAGGAGGTATGCCAATCTTTTTTGTGATGTAGGGGCTTCCCAATGCCAGCAGGCTTCAAATCCAGGTAGACCAACACTGTCTTGCAAAGTACAAGTCATTGAGTTACATGCAGGAGCAAGTGGGTGAAATGTGCTAGCGTCTGCTATGTGAGAGGTGATCAACATATTCTGGCCTTCTGAAGTGACCAAAGGATATGTCTACTACACAGGGCAACGTGAAAATGCATAGTAATGGAGACCTGCTGCCAAGCACCAATCTGAAAACATTGACAAGCACTGGTAACGAGACCTAGTGTGAATGTTGATGATCTGGAAATGGTGTGTCACTCTCCTCGCTTACCATGAGGTACATGGCTCCAGCAGGCCGgacaggctggaggccagggataGCTGATAATGCAGCATAACAAAGGTCAGCATtggactgaaaagcaaaaaggagaaatttcaAAACAAGAGAAATTCCAGGAAGCAGCTCAGCAAATGGAAGCCAAGCTCTTGACCAGGACTATAAACAGGTTTGCCCACTGCAAATAAAGGGACAACAAATGCAAACAGTGTGGGTAATCATGGCCTTGAGTACAGCAGGTTGACTGAGCTGAGCTCAGTGCCATCCCCTGGGTCACCaactgcagggctgggctgcctgAAACTTATCACAGCCAATATTTCTGCCCCAGTTACCATTTCTCCTGCTGGAATTGGGTTTGGTGGGCTCTCCCATTCACAGACAGATCTGTACCTTGAAGCGGGTTTGGGAGGGATGATGAGCTAGAGGGAACAAACATGAACAAACCGCTGACCTGTTACAGCCTGTTTACCTTTAGGATGCTGAGGGTGTTGTGGTAGAACTCAGGGGGTGTTCGGTGCAAGATACGTTCCAGTGCTCCTTGGACAATTGTACAGGGTCCTAGGATCCTTTGACTCAGTCTTAGAAGGCCATCcctgatctgaaaaaaaaaaaccccaccacaaaacTGTAGTGATATTTGCAGCTCTGACTGTGCTTCCCTGAAGAAAAGGGACAGCTCCAAGGCCTCCTCTCTGTATTTCTACAGCTGTTCACACCCCTCTTCAGTGAGCATACAGAGTACTAAAAAACACTTGCTTCACTATATGCCACATATTTGCAGACTATTTAAAGTGTCATTCTCTGTTCCTCAGTTGCAGATTGTAATGTCAACAGAGACAACCTTTGGAGCTTCCCAATTTGACTGAAACCAGGCTGGAATATAGCTAATACTAATAAAGTCAGAACTGTTCCAACTAccactttgcatttcccttagATTTGTGCCCACAATCCACACTTTCAAAGCCAGGAGGGACAACCAACATTAGCTCTTCCACTCACTCACTTggtcctctcttctccctcttcctctgcagaaagCCCTCTAGTTGGAAAGGTCACTGCAGTAGATGGTTGTTCTTGTAACACAGCTGAACAAATAGCCAGATAAAGCACTAGCAGCACTGCTTTGTacttacttttaaaagaaaacatgtaagAGCACATAAAGAGCACACATGAACTCCACATGCTGGATAAGCCATGCAATACCTTCAGTGCACACAGGAGCTATTTGAGAAGAGAAGGCATTAGAAGCACACAAAAAGGACAAGGCATGtatgaaggagcagcagagacaaggaaTGTTTTACGGTGTAGGTGTGGATAGAAGGCCATATATTGGAGCAGACAGAGTAAGGAAGGGACATGAAGAGCCTAGAGGTCCAGAAAAGCATGTAAGCAATTGGGTGACACCCATGTGAGAGCAAAAGAGCAGTACATGCCTGTATCAGTCAAAGCCCTGGTAATCCACACACTGAAGACACTGCAGGTCTATTGCTGTGACAGCACCACTTAGCAGTTCTCACCTCATTACCAAAGATGTCTCTCCTGTCGTGAATTAGGATCCAGCCCATCCGCCAACCAGGGACTAGCCACCGCTTTGCCAAGCCACCACAGGACAAGATTGGCACGTTTGTGCTGAGAGTTGCAATGGGTTCATATTTGCAGTCAGCAAACACCTGTGACAGGAGGCTGTGTTTGAGAGCTGTGCGGTGTACATGAGGCACAAGaagaggggaggcagggaagtGATGGGAAATTGCTGGTGAAAGCTCCCACCTTCAAGGTATGCACATGGTAAGTGCACTCAAATGAAAGTGAGCcatttgggaagaagaaaggagccGGACATGAGAGGTACCCCCCAGGACTGCACACCAGAGGACTGGGAGCTCCAGGCATGGACCCAGGCACAGTATaggggagcagagctgtcaCTCACCTCTGGAAACCTGGCTGCCATGGCCAAAGGGCAAGTGCATCAGAAAGGACAGGCAGTGTGGGGATGCAAAGGACTGCAACTGACACTCACCATGTCTCCATAGATCTCATCAGCAAGGATGGGCACGCACTGTCTTGATGCCACTGTGGGAGAGAGGGCATTCAGCCTGGCCACCTTGCATCCCCCATGGGAGCAGACTTGCCCATTGCTGCAAGGCCTGGCAGGGCTCTGAGGGAAGCTCTGTCCCAGGGCAGAGGGTCCCTATATTCCTCCTACAAACTGTTCACTTGGAGAGCCCAAGCATTGGAGATCCCTGCCCTGGCTGAGCCTAGTTCTGtggggcaggcagcacagccctcccaCTGACAGGCCAGGGCTCAGGAAGCATAGGTCTCCTTGTGAACACTCTCACTCTGCAGAGCTAGAGTGAAGAAATGACCGGTTCGAGCCACACAGGTCGTTTGAGGAAGAGCAAGACACACGCTTTGCACGGTGTTGTCCAGATAAGGCAACACCTTCACACTGAGCAAGCCCTGCTTCCTGAGCTGGAGTCAGTCATGAAGAGAGAAGCAAAGCCCTGGGCCATGATGCTGCAGTGATCAAGACATGGGCAACACAGGCAGAACACTAGACTGCAACCATGCCCCAGATACACACAGGCAGGCTCACCTGCCAGGATCTTCTGGAGGTGGCTCTTGCTGAAAACAGAGCCACAGGGGTTCGATGGGTTGTTCACAATGAGGCAAGCTGTCTTCTCATCCACCAGAGACTCCAAGTGCTTCAAATCAATTTCCCAGGCCTTCTCTGGCTAGTGAAGTGAAGAGAAGGGGAAGTAACAGCTGAAGAACTGGTCACACCTCACCCTGTGTAGCAAGTCAGGGTGTCCAGAGTTGTTCAGGTCATCTTCATCCACTTCCCAGGCCAGGCCAGGGTATTTCTGAGAGGCAGAAGTGTCAGGGCTGCCCCTTCCAGGCCTGCCAGCACTTACCAAGAGGTTGTAGAGTTTGACCTCAATCCCCATAGACAGTGCCAGAGTCTTGTAGAGGGAGAAGCCAGGCCGCGGCACTAGGATGTTCTGGCCTGGGTTGGCCAGCACTGCCAAGGCAAGTTCTAtggcctggctgcagccacTTGTTAAGATGACATCCTGCAAAGAGCACACAGGAGTCAGCAGAAAACACAGCCACTCTGAAGTGCCCCAGCCATGTGGGAGTGACATAATGCTCAGGGTCTGCCAGGTGAGAGCTTCTCAGCCAAAGAGACAAGTCTGGAGTCTGACTGAGAGCAGGAAACCTCCAACAGCTGGAGAGCTCATCCTCCTCCTGAGGAGTGTGGAGAAGGGCTCAGGGCAAGGGatgagagcagcaggaggccACTGGGGGACAAGGCCATGGGCTAGCCTTTAGTtgcacagctgggcaggggagggagagagctgGGGTAAGGCCCCCCCCATGCTGTGTGGTCTAGGCAtgggcagcagcaccctgcctACACTACAGTAGGAGTGCCTCAGCTGGGCACCAGTACCTGGGCCTCCAGTGGTGCCTCTGGGCAGCTGTAGTACGCAGCCACTGCTTCCCGGCAGGACTGGTAGCCTGGGGAAAGAGGAGCAAACATGGAAGGGAGGTTGTTACAgaccatttcctttttcttgccaGTACAAAGCTCACAGCTGACACCCAGCCAGAGGAAGCCCATTTGTTAGTGACACTGTCCCAAGGTGGCAGAGACTGTCCTATCTCAGGCCAAGCACTGTGCACCCCTGAGGCTGGTCCAGGCAGGCCAAGAGTAGGGATAGACCCTGCTCTGGCCCCAGCATGTCCTGGATACAGAACTGACAGAAGGGTGGAGGGTAGCCAGGGAGCTGTTCTGACCCAGCAGGAGACCAAGTGCTATTACATGGCCTTCACTATTTAGTGAATAACAGGAGCAGCCCTCCCTGTCACCACATGGAATGTCCTGCGACACAGGTGTTTTCTACGCTCTGTGCACACTTTTTGCACTAATTGCAAACCAGGCTCATGTTGTCTTTGAAGTCAGGGAGCCCAAGGGGAGTCCTGATCAAGGCAGATCAGAAAGGAACTTGGCTGCAACCCACAGCAGGGAGACACAGTCCTGAGCCCTTCTGGGTACCTGAAACCCTGCCTGCGGTAATGGCTGGGGGAGCAAACACAGCTTCTGCAGGAGGCTCTGAGCCTCAAACAGATCATGCAGAAGTATCTGGGGGATACATGTGCTTGTGTGCTCATGGGACTATTGGTTGAGGGCAGCTACAGGGTGCTACTGGAAAGATGTCCATGGACTCCGTATACCTGCTATGGGATAGGAACTGGCACGTGCCTTCATCCTACTCTCACAGGAAGAGCTTTGTCAACTTACCAACAGATGGAGCATAACCATTGTAACGTCCTGAGTCCAAAACCTCCTTCACAGCCCGTGTGACTTCATCATTTGTGGGAAGGTTTCCAAAGACCGTCGGGTCTCCTTTTCGAAGATTGAAAAACAGTAAAGTTCTCACTGATCTGTGACAGGTACAGAGCTGTGTGGTTGTCTGGCCTACCCCTGAGCGTTTGCACAAGCTTTGTGCTTCAGAGCCCTGCAATCTGCCAGCCACACAGTCGACCCCACTGCCCGGAGGCTTCAGCCACAGCACTATGCTCACCTAAGGACAAGGAGATCATAGCTTTCTTTGGGTTGGGCTCCACCTTCATGCTGTCTACGATGGCTCGGACAGGATTGAAAGTCTTCTTTGACATTTCAGAAGCCCTGACAGCCCATCTTGGCTTCCGGCCCTTCACCTTCCCCAGCGACATACTGTTCCCGTTGGTCTTGAGATGAATATCCAGCACAGGGGCATGATCTCCATGGCCATTCACTTGGATCAGGTATGAGTCCATCCTGAGAGCTGTCAGTGTGAAGTGGATTTCCTGGGCTTAGTTAACACATGCCAGACAAGGGATCTGCCTGTTTGGGGACGCAGCCCATGACtctccaaaaataaaacttctgaaagCTATAGACCCTACCTACTTAGTGCCTATGGACAACTcagtcagcagcagcaagtaGGGCTGTATTCAGGACCAGGATGGAGTGAAACCCCACACATAAGTGAGAGCATAATGCAGTGGAAAAGATAAAGGCACCTCTTCGTGCTACCTGCACTATTGCCTAGCATGGACTTGCTGTGCTGAGGAGAAGCAGGACCCACTGAAGCCATTAGCCAGTAGTTAGCAGCATGTTGTAGTCCCTGCTTAACTGCAGATTCAATGCTCCACTAACAGACAGGCCAGATCACTTGATTCCTCCCCCCAGCTATCGACTTGCATACCTCGAGCTGCAACCACAGGGATCAGCCCACTATGTGTGTTCACATCCAGAATGTCCCTCCAGTCTGCAGACAGAAATGCAGCACTGTTTAAATCAAATCTCAGATGCCAAAAAGGTAGTTCTGGTCCAACGTCATCAGGATGCAGTGGCAGGGTATAGGTTACAGACACTTGCCTCTGTCAGCAAAGCAAGAGGGAGCAACAGCCCAGACCAGAGACCCTAGATCAAAAGGAAGCGCTTAAAAAATGGAGCAAGACTGGTACAGCCAAGAGGGAAATCAGGGAGGTAGCACTGCCCCAAGCAAAGGGCCTGTAgtcctgcccagggctgggtaACAAACAAGACACACAGCAGAGGAACAGCTGCCTTCTAGGCCCCAAAATGCATGCAGAAGTGACTTACATACCCCAGCCTGTATACCCAGAGCACAAGCCAGACACAGCCACCAAAAGCCTTACTTACGAACTGCTGCTGACTCAGGGCTTTCCACCTGCAGATTAGGGACAAGGCAGGCAGAGACCTCCTGAACCACCAAGCCCATTCTTGCTGGTACCAGCACACTATCTTGTAATTCTGCCACAAACTGCTTATGCTTTCTCTACTGccctatttttcttctccactgaAAGGCAATTCAGTGAACAGTGTCCCTTCCTGATGGTAGTTACTGAGCCCCATGCTCGCAGATATTCACAAAACAGTTACCCCTTTGTTGCTGCAGAGACTGAGCTGGAAGGGTTGTAGCATTGCCTGGTTCAGGGAGGATTTGCCACCTGAACAAATTTCTCACTGCTTCAGTGAGGTTTACACCTAGAGATGCCCCATGCTGCTGCAGTTactctgccagccctgcctcatTAGCCTGTTTATAGCAACTCAGGCTGATCTAACAAGCAAGacttcagctgctctgctgctaaTACCTTCTGGGTCTTCTTTCTACAAAAAGAAAGGTAGCTGAAGAAACATGCAGCAGGGCTGCATAAAAACTGAGAAATGAGCCACATATCTCAGTTCAACAGCAGGACTGAGTCCCAAATGCACAGTGCAGCGTCTATCCCAGCAGAGCCTTCACACCACCCTGCAACATGGATGTGATGCAaaggggagctgcaggcacagaCACAACGGATGCCTTCAATGTAGACAGCCAGGGAAGATCTGCCCACTTCTCCTCCTGAAAGAAGCAAGGTACAAGAGCATAGTACTTTACCTTCTACAGCACAGAGAGGGAAGACACCAACACAAGCTTGGGGGTCCAGTCCCTACTTTTCATCCAGGACAAATCCCCCTGAGAAGAAATTCCTACAAATTCTTGCCCATGAAATAAGCTCCAAAACTGGGCGTTGGGACTGAATCATTTAGCCATTGGCTCACAGAAAGGGCTGCtctccccacccacccacctaCCTCTCCTCCCCATTGCAACTGTGTTCATTTCAAACACCTGGAACATGTCTGCACATTAACTCTTTCTGGGGGCAGCCTAGAGAAGGATACAGCTTGGCATCCTGGAGGCCCTGGGCTGCCACCCTTTCGCACCACTTCCCTCAGTCCTCAAAGACTGTGGGGGGCAAATCTGCACAGAGTCCAGGTATTCCAGCCCTAGCACCTTGTAATACACCAAGAGTGGACTGATGGACCCCAAAGCCTGTGGAAAGCATCAGTCTATCCCAACCTCAAAGGCTCTGAGCTCCCAGCACACCAGCTGAGAAAGGACAGTTTATGGCATCATTACAATCAGGAGACATCTTCCTCCATTGGCTGAAGGGAGGCAGGCACTTCCCTAGCTGGTGTCTCAGAGAGACCAGGACCTTAAGGGTTAAAGGAAGCTCAAGTTGCCatgggttggtttggttgttttttttcttttttttctttttttttttttttggttgctgaAAGGCCCAAGCAAACTCCTAATTTTGGCAGCTAACAGAAATGATGCAATTCTTCTCTCTCTGATGGTACTGCAAAGCACAGATGACACCATTCCCAGAAGGCCCGTTTTTGCTAAGTGATGTGAAATTTATGCCTTCCTGTCCCTTGATTCCTGCAGGCCTAGGATAAATAAGAGAGGCATTTGCACCCTCCCTGTCTTCCAAGAGCTGCTTCAAGTCTCTTGCTGCCTTGGCAGCAAATGGCTGGAGATCAAAGAGTTGCTAGGGACAAGAGGATCCTGCTAATCTCCTTGCAAACTGACCGCTGACACCTTCATTGCAGAGGCCAGCAGTCACTGATTTTTGCCTGGTTACACCCATTCCTGTGTGGGAGAAGGATGGGCCACTTGCGCTCAACCTACGCTCACTACGCCACCAGCAATAAGGCTGCGCCTCCCCAGGTGCAAGCAGTGGCCTCTTCCCCCAGCGTTGGGGCTGGGCTGACACTGCTGGGGAGTCACGACCTGCCATCGACCACAGTGCTGCAATAGGCACTGCTGAGGCTACAAAGGGGGCCTGGGACTTGGGGCTGGAGGCAGGttgggaggtggtggggtgCAGCCAGCGGGACCAGCCAGgggccccagccccagcctggctggcaggTCTCTCACAGCAGCCAACCCCTGGGGGCTTTGGACAAGGAATAGCACCTTTCAAAAACACTTCACAGAGAAACGTCCTGTATTGAAGCTGCTTGGACTCTCTTCTGTGGAGAGCTGCACAGTTCCAgactattttctctctttttactGAAGCCTGACATGAGTGACCTTCAGAAGGTCATGCAGGCCCTCTCCAGGCACCTATGGGTTATTTTCTTGCTTCCCCCAGCTGGCCCCATCTCTTGccatgctgcagccctgccagggtTAAGTGTGGCACTGGGAGGCCTCAAGGACAATGCTGCATGTTCTGCCTAGCAACAACCCCAAAGCTGACGCAACTGGACCTCTACCTGTAATACTGCACACAGCAGTATTCAGGGGTTCAGGGGAGGGCATGGTGGAAGCCTCCTGccaagagaggaaaataatgtGGCTCTGGAGACACAGGTAGACCCAGTTACATAAGGCTGAGAACCTGGCCAGAAGTGGGGGAGGATAGTGGTGTGCAATGGGGTCAGTGGGTTTCTCCTGCTATTACCAggcctttctcctctctccgCATGACTCCAGTCCTTTTCTAGATGCTCTCACATGGGGtctgccctccccctccctgtGGTGCACTGAGCCTCCCAGGGCTGAACCATGAGCACACAGCTCAGCACTTCATATTCTACAAATATGGCCAAGCCACCCCTTACATGGTGTGGTGAAGGAGGTGGCCATACCCCGCAGGATGCATTTCTGCCAGCAAGGCAGCTGTCTTGACAGTCAGGACCTCCGTAACCCCACTAGCCCTGACtagcctccctccctgcagttTGCTCCTCTGTCTCAGCAGCTCTCCCTTGCTCTGGTACCAGGTACTCCCTGGTACTCCCTTGCTCTGGTACCAGGACTGTCCAGAGTCCCATTTCTGTGAATAGAGTTCAAGCCAGCAAGAGCAAGCAGTTCCCTCTTCCAGGACCAACCACAGTTACAAAGCAGGACTGACAAAAGGCTGCTTGAGTGGAACACAGGCTCAAGCATCACTGCACTGACAAACCTGTGTCTCTGTCAGGCTGCAGGTAGGACATGCACCAGTAGAGTGTTGCCCATGTGCCCTCCACCCCCATTCAGGGTGCACTGTTCCAGGGACAGACACCTAACTGGTACTCTGCACAAAAAACCACCAGGGTCAGTACCAAATCACTTTACTAGTTACCTCCCCACATTTTGCCCTTATTTTCAGCAATTTCTGCGTGCTCCTTTCTGACATTGGTGCAGCCCCAACCAATTCAGGGCTGGTATCCACAAATACGCATGTAGCCTGTTTGGTCTCTGCATTTCCAGTTGAATCAGCTTTTAATAACcaaatatgtgatttttttcctttttctttttttaaaatcaatttattgTTAATCTCTCATTTAGATAAGCAAAGAGCCATGAAGCCTGCTTGGCTTTCCTGAATTTTGTGACTGTTTATTGATTCCCACAACATACTTATAACAGTGCAGCAGGTTTCCTGAAACGCAAGGGACAAACCTTGTTTGTTACAGGCCAGGTCACGTGGGCACTCTGAAAATGCACATATTCAGAGTTAAATCTGCCTTGAGGTGTGGACAGGGCTGCTGTGCCAAACCTACACATATCTGCAGGAGTCTGATCAAACCATGATGATGGTTGTGCCTTCAGCAATCTTAATTGCCCAGCATTCACCTGAAATGGAGCATAGCACCTGTTACCTCTTTGCATAATCAGAGCAGAAAAATCAGctccaaaaaaacctcagctaGGTTCTACAAAGCTGTGCAAACATTGTGTTTAAAAGCCAGAAAGATGGCACAATCCACACGGAGTGACTCAAAGCCAGTAACTGAGTGACTCAAAAATATACAGCAGCTATTTTATCTATCTGCCTGTACGTAGGATCAATTTTgatctcagaaataaaaatctgaaagacaTTAACAGGCAAATTGCACAGTCTAACTAAAGTTGCCGCATTCTGGAAAAGTAGCCTGTGTACAGCAAGTGGTTTGCAGGGCACTCTTGCCACCTATGTGAGCTGGGCTTTAGAAGGGGGAGCACTGGCATCTGGGGGCACTTCTTTTGAAAGTGGAACAAGATGGCTCACACCACACATGAATGCAGGATGTTGCAGTAGGGACAGCGATAGTCTGCCTAGGGTCCTGGCTGAGCTCTCTTCTGCAGGCCCTGGGCTAGGCCGAAAACAGCTGCAATTCCCCCCTGTCAAGAAAACTAGGGAATGTAAACACCAAATGCTTTTGTGACCATGGCATCTTTTGGGCCTCCCACAATACTGGCATCTGCAAATGCAGTGCTGCAACCT
Coding sequences within:
- the TAT gene encoding tyrosine aminotransferase isoform X1: MDSYLIQVNGHGDHAPVLDIHLKTNGNSMSLGKVKGRKPRWAVRASEMSKKTFNPVRAIVDSMKVEPNPKKAMISLSLGDPTVFGNLPTNDEVTRAVKEVLDSGRYNGYAPSVGYQSCREAVAAYYSCPEAPLEAQDVILTSGCSQAIELALAVLANPGQNILVPRPGFSLYKTLALSMGIEVKLYNLLPEKAWEIDLKHLESLVDEKTACLIVNNPSNPCGSVFSKSHLQKILAVASRQCVPILADEIYGDMVFADCKYEPIATLSTNVPILSCGGLAKRWLVPGWRMGWILIHDRRDIFGNEIRDGLLRLSQRILGPCTIVQGALERILHRTPPEFYHNTLSILKSNADLCYAALSAIPGLQPVRPAGAMYLMVEIEMEHFPEFENDVEFTERLISEQSVFCLPATCFEYPNFFRVVITVPEEMILEACSRIQEFCEMHYQGAEGAQDLECDK
- the TAT gene encoding tyrosine aminotransferase isoform X2 translates to MDSYLIQVNGHGDHAPVLDIHLKTNGNSMSLGKVKGRKPRWAVRASEMSKKTFNPVRAIVDSMKVEPNPKKAMISLSLGDPTVFGNLPTNDEVTRAVKEVLDSGRYNGYAPSVGYQSCREAVAAYYSCPEAPLEAQDVILTSGCSQAIELALAVLANPGQNILVPRPGFSLYKTLALSMGIEVKLYNLLPEKAWEIDLKHLESLVDEKTACLIVNNPSNPCGSVFSKSHLQKILAVASRQCVPILADEIYGDMVFADCKYEPIATLSTNVPILSCGGLAKRWLVPGWRMGWILIHDRRDIFGNEIRDGLLRLSQRILGPCTIVQGALERILHRTPPEFYHNTLSILKSNADLCYAALSAIPGLQPVRPAGAMYLMSAQITSKN